The Spinacia oleracea cultivar Varoflay chromosome 2, BTI_SOV_V1, whole genome shotgun sequence DNA segment AGGTGTCCCCAAACGTCCCTCTCATGGGAGATCTGGATGATAATTGCCAAGTCCTTCTCAATTGAGGAAGGATCGGTATAGGGTCGCTCATGAATTCGAGTTCCTGAGAGGTGATTCGTGTCCCCTTCCTTGCTTTTGTTTATCTTCTTCTTTCcctcttcttttttgttttttccttcCTCTTTTTCTGAAGGACTTTTCTCTTCTGCAACTTTTCTtgtacttttcttgttttgtgttttctttctGGTGACAATCCATGGGTTAGGATTAATCTCTCCCTTTCCATCAACGGCTGATAATCAATTTGTTGGTTTTCTTGTACTAGGTTTTCCACTTGGTTTTCTTTCCGCCGACATTAGCTTCAACTTTCTTTGCTTGTAGCAGACACTGACCTATGCCATGGCCAATTGACTTACACTCTTTGCAGAAATATGGCATTTTATCGTAGATGATAATTTTCTTAAAGGCGCCTATCCAAATTGCTTCCTTCCTTTGGAGTGCCAAATCGAGTAGGACTTGGACCCTTGCAAATCGTACTCTGTTTTGTTCAATCACTATGCTATCTGACTTGATAAAGATACCAATTTCACCGGCAATCTTTTTCAAAATTTGAGAAGAATGGAACTCAATAGGTAACTCAGGGAGTGTCACCCACACTGGTACTTTCGTGATTGTTGCTTGGGAGGGCTTGAACCCCGGGACCCATGGTTGCACCAAAAGCATGTAATTCCCAATGAACAAAGGTCCATTCGAGAGAACATTCTCCCTATCATTCATTGATGGAAGTGATACATTCTAGAAACCTTTGCCAAGTGCTATGACCTGGATTGGATGTTGAATTTTCCAAATCCTTTGTAGAGACGATTTCAGATACCCCACGGAGAAGGATTTACCCACTACTTTAACGATGAGTGAGTTAGTCCATTTGACCGACAAGGATTCTGCATCCGTGTAATATAAGCTGATGAATGCATCCAGGTTGGGGTCAAAGTTTGGTGGTGGATTTTGGGAGATTATGGGAAGGAGAGAGACATGGGAGAAAGAgacagaaaaaggttcaggttGGTGTAAGGTGTTGTCGCTGGAGGGTGGCTGCATAGGATGGCTTAGAGGTTTGGGGGAGTGGGTGGTGGCGTTGACGGAAAGGGTTGGCGAGAACGATGACGACTGAACCTTAGGACGAGCAGTCGAATCTGGCGGTTGTGGAGGGGGTGGAGGCtctctctcactttctctctctaattcaCTCATTTTTGAATTTGAGGGCTAAACACTGAATTGTTGAATTGAGTGTATAACTTTGTTGAATAGTTGAACTGATATGTACGTACATGGATGTACAGATTTAATTTCtacattatttatttatattttgcgGACATTTTAAACTATTTGATCGatatatttcatatttttacaAGTCTCTTTATGTATATTCTTATTCGGTCCTTGCCctcctaaaattaaaaacttgcACTCACAATTATCAtcttaagtgaatatattagaGACTGCCTATCAATAACATAACATCATGAAACTATTTTTGGGCTTTCTCCATGGAGAGACACTTGAAAAACGACTTATTCAAGACACGTTTGATTTTTATGGAGAGTCGATTTTATCTTTATCCGTGACTTTTATTTTTGGCTACACATGCGTAAATCTCCATGAACAGACACTCGATTACCATTACTAAAGTTTTTCGAGTAGAAGTGCTTTGTAGAAAGAGCATAAGAAAGATGGAAGAGCCTTTGAAGAGTCATAAACCTTACCCTTAAACATGCTCGTTAGAAAAAGAACACATAAACGTATTACTCCGTACTCTATGAATCTATAGGTAGATTCTTTCAAATTTTCCTACCTAGGGCTAGAAGCCTAGAAATGAACAAACATGGAGTACCAAATTAGCAATGAGGTGATGTATCACATGAGTCATGGACCTACTTATTATGTTATTCATGTAGTCCAAATTCATAAATGAACCGCATCGACCGACTTCCCTAATGTATAGTAATATCACATTCCATTGGCACATGCAcgtcattttttttgtttgtcatTTCTTCATACAATCCTCAATGTGTATTGCCAATTTGGCATGATCCTTAAACCTTTATGTTAGATTGTGTCTCCAACACCATACGCCAAATGCAAGCCTAATTGGTATTCTGTAAAAGAATATCTAAAACCTCAGATCAAATCTCGACCACACCAATCTTTGTAGCTCATATAGTAATATAAACCGAACGAATACTACTTATATCACTCTACCAAATACGAGCGTGGGCCGGCCTTAGATAATAAAGCCAAGAGAATttcataaagaaaataaaagttaCTTGTAGCGAACAAGTGTAAAAAAAATCCGGTCTGGTCTGATCCAGTGGAAAATTTCGGTTTTTGTCCGGTCCGGACCTGAATCACTGGTCCGGGCCGAACAGGAAAATTCCATTTCTTGTCCGATCCGGAACAGTAGATTCAGGTCCCCTAGTAAATTCAGATTTGTTTTCTGGACTTTGAAGTAAAAACAGATCAACTGAACAAAGATTGGAACAATGTTAAGATAATTAGTAACATTTACACTTCAGCTTCAGATCCCTATCTGATGCATTCGGAAACACGCTGTGCATGTACTTTTCTATATTCCTTTCATCTTTAagttacctttttttttcaccatcatttttgccattttttttttgttgagatACAAAAATTACATGCAGGGCGAAAAGCCGGAAAAAGAGCTCAACAGCTTACTTTTCAGAGAGAGGgggaaaaataacaaaaaaattataattctcgctagataaaagaaagaaaaaaaaaatgacctAATAATAGAGATGGAACTaaatttacattttttgtaaGACCTGAGAAATATGGCAAAGTGGGAAAACAGTTAGCTTCAGCACCACAACAGGAACTAACCGAAATGAGTTTCAAGACGTCCATAGTAATGGTTGCCTCGTCTTCTGATCTTGTTGCGATTGTATTAACTGCGTCATAAGACTGTATTCCTTGACCTGTATTTGGAAGCAAAAGTTCAGTCACAGGTCCTTAATTTGAAAAGAAAAGACAGTTCAGAAAGTAAAAAagtgatgaagaagaagaagatgataatgatgattagGGAAGGCTGCTGATAAACATAATGCAAAAGTTGCAACAAAGACCACACCAGCAACCTAATCATCAAAGCTACACTATAGAAAGGATTATGACCCCCCACTTTTTAGGGTTTCTTTCGGTGATTCTGTCTGACAACCAGTCACTGTGATTTACAGATAGATCTTTACATAAAAAGTAATAGTGTATACATCAAGAAATTCTGGAAGGTTTTATAGGTTGTTATTGTAACTAGCATATATGACCAGCGACAACATTCTATGTAGGGACTTTGTGGCTCGATTAAACTAGtctttgttctcttcaccttattcaTATTGCTTATTAGATCAGACCAGAAAAATCATACCATACCAAACGAGaccaaaaaaagcaaaaaacactCACAGAAAACATTAAGACCAGaccagaaactagaaaaatcagaccagatcaggtGAAGAGAGCCAGACCTAACACACCGGACAAAAAATGATGGATTATTTGTTGTTCGTGGCGTAAATGGCAAAGAGTTTAATATTGCAAGGAAAGTTGTAGTAATGTCCATGGTAATGCTTCTCTGCTTCGAAGTTTATGATTCTCTTTATAAAAATCCATATATAGTTCCATACAATAGTACCTCTAAAACAATGACGAGTGGTAATCAAACTTTATATAGAGCCACATACTTGAAGGACAAATTGGGGGCAGAATCATTATTACAAACATTGGCGAGGGGGCTATTTATTATACTTCTATACAAATTCATCATCATTACAACTGTTTATTACAGCCTATCTAACGGGATGTTATTCTTGGTTAAATCATTTATATAAAAACGCAGTAGCTTAACTAGATTTACAGGCTACAGGTCCATGAAGGTCGAGTAGTTCTACACGTAAGAAAAACCCATCTGATATTTTTTTGAGGCTGGATATGAGTCGCTGGGTATTTACTCAAATCCTTGTCATAACAGAAACCCATCAGATATCCTTTTCTGAGGCTGGATGTGGATCACTGGTGTTACCCAATCCTTGTCATTAAAATGTTAGGTGCTAATTAAAGGGTTGTTTAATTTACTTAGACAATTTAGTTCTTTAAAAAGACCATGAATTGTCTAATCATTGATGAAGTTGtatcataaaaaaaacaaagcAGGAGGACCCACAGAAACAGAAACAGGACAGACACTTAACCTCAATGACAACAGATCATACACATACGCCAAAGGATCGACTAGTACTTGGCAGTGTTAAGGATTTGTACCAAGATGAAGAGAAATCATCTGGGAATCTAATAATAAATCTAGTAAATTTCAGCATAATACGTGCATGTAAGAGTTTCAGCATAATTTAAGAAAAGTGCATGTACAAAGATATTTATCATAAAGATGTTGCAAATTCTCGACAAAAGAAAATCGTTAATTTGTGTTATCATCACCTGCATGGCGGATGTTGAAGCTGATAAAGCCTCACACTCATTAAGCATGGCCCTCTCCTTTCCTGCCAAGTCAGAGAGCTCAGAAGCCAAGCCATCGATTCCTTCAACCTAAATTATATGAGGAAACAACGCAGCTAGTCAACATTCCAGTGGAAAGGCAATCAATTTCCGAAACAGGCAGAAAAACCTATTTAAACAGATTGCCTTCAGTTCACAGGAACATGCTTAGGCGGTGAAACAGAGAAAAACACTTTATACAGGCATCTGTCTATGTATCAGcaactttcaaaacttaccatgCAGACAAAAGTAATAAATTACAATTCTGTGTGGGTGGCATCGATATATTATCAGAACATAAAATTTTCAACAGTTTCTCCCATTTGGCACAAGATACATTCAATGACGTGGTTGTGTTGAATTACAAAGCTTCTAAAGTGTACTCGAAGATTTTATCCATCGTCAGATTTGATAATCAATTACCTAATTGTGGCCTTGTGGGGATGGGGTAATGGGTTACTGATGGACCTAAGAGAGTAAAAGCTTTTTAGAAACTTTTTCCAGGAAGGAAAATCTCGTTAATGTCAATTATCAGATCTGTTACATGTTGAAAAAGAAGGTTAAAGTCTTGGTGCATAATGGATCTGTTACCTAATGTACATTAGTAGATACAAAGAAAATGACACTTCCATTGCTCCGTAAACACAACCAAGTCGTTATCATAGTGGCTGGCAGGTATAGGATAAACTGAGGTATGCAAGACAGAGAACAAAAATTCGGTTACTTAAATTGTTAGTAGAACTAGAAGGTTGAACATAAGCTTTCCTGACAAGTTTCAAATAAACTCCCTCAGGAGATTTACCTTAAAATGGTAGGAAATAAATCTCATAAATCCTAACCCACAAACTGTAGTTTCCTTTATTTTTTATCGAATTCAACAAATCCAACTTCCTTAAGTAGCAAATCCATGAAAGTTGAAGTACATGAGAAGACAAAATTGAtggaaatgaaattaaaataattctatTTATTTTCCTTACCTTTGTAGTAAAAATCTTGTTATTACTAATTATAAATAGTTTGATGATCTTTCAACTTACCTTTGATAGCACAGAACAAACAGAGGAACCCATCGCCTGCATCACGTCAACAGCAGAGCTGATTGCAGCCTTCAAAGAGTCAATATCAGCCTGCAAAAGTAGAAATTACATTAAATTCCCCGTTTTAACCATTTGATAAAAAGAAAagtgtttttcttttgttatgtTTAACCAAAAACTCTTAAAGCTGACATACTTTTGCCCCTCCCGTAACTGGAAGCCGAAGAGTACAAGCCTCAAGATCAATGATTGCTCCATTTAAAGAAGTAGAATGATCTCTCTCAAGTAAAGCCCAATCTTCCAGATACGccatctgaaatttaattgctGTAATCAATAATTTGTGAACCGAACAGAAAGAAATCTATGCACATATACTATCCTATCTATTGAACAAAAGTCAAAAACTAATGATCTAAATTGGTCAGAATTCCATCCTAGTCTCaaataaaatgagaaaactgcaGCAAATTGTCAGTCTCCCTGTTTATGAAGTTCCACGTACCACAGCTTTATACcttatgttaatttttttttaaatgtatatCAGTCTTCTACACACAGATCTTTTCTCCATTATAAGATATGATTCTAAAAGTGATACTCAAAAAGAAAAATTCTAATATGAAAGAAAACCAAATTTCTCGGGGATTATGAATGACAATTGACAAAGCACAAATGGTTGCTACAACGCCAATAAGAGAAAGAAGTAAAATCTGTCTAATCATAGTACATATAGAAAGAACAGTGAGTTTGCTAGGTTGATTTTAAGTATCATGCAAACTTACTTGTTCACTCAGTACTGAATTAAGCTTTAGCTCCATATTCAGCTGTTGAAGATCAATACGCTTCCTTATTACGGAATCCCATAGTTCCAAATTTGTTTCCCAGACATTATACAGTGTTTGCTGCAGTGTCGCAAAACATATTTACTACAATGAGAATGAAATACAAGCATAACATACATTATACAGGGTTTGCATCACTTTCAGAAAGAGTTAAGAATTTTACAATTCAGAGAAAAAAAAGGAATGCAGATGCAAATCATGCAATTGTTAGAACTTTGTTGCATTGAAAACAAATGCTATAAATTATCCTACTTCTTCTTCCATAAAACTTATATCCCAGCTTCCAACCATTAAACCAAACAAATACTCCACATTGCTGCGAACCTCAAATTTCCTACTTATTATCAAAGTAACCACTCGAGTATCCTGTATAAATACAATTTCCGATAGGGCTTGTAGCCCGACttgtatttcaaaaaaaaaaactcttaatTGCCTAATGAAGAGCTATTTAACGAGTAATAATTATTTCAAATTTATAGAAAACTAAGGATTTAACCAGGAGAACAAGTATAGTGTAACATAGAATTTGGGTAAGTCAAGGAGATTTAAAGTCTACCTCAGCGGTAAATTTCTGAATATACAGAGCAGACTCGGCTCGAGCATTAGCAAATCTCCACTGCAAATGTCTATTGTATAACAAGCGGAGTTGATGAACCTCTTCCAATTGGTTGGTTTTCTTGCCTTTCTTAATATCAGCAACAAAACTGAGGACTGAAGTTGTACTGCTAGACTGTCTGGTGGGACTAGACTGCCTTATCCTCGACGGACTTGCCCCTCTAGATTGTGTTGGAGTAGACGGTCTTGTTTTGGATGGACTAGGCGTAACTTTAGATATAGAGGTCCTACTTGGTGATGGCAAACGTGATCCAGGCAATGACCCAGATCTGACTGAAGAAACAGCTGATGTTGCTGCTTTTTCTGATGAACTCAAACCAACAGCTTTATGCCGCGCAGATATCCTTAGAAAACTATCATCTACTGACTTCCTCCTTAACCCCAATGACCCCACATGATCATCAAATTCTGACTGCTCTGAAGAATCACTTGAAGTTTTACGCAACGGTCTAGGAATACTGTCAGCTGACAATCTCCTTAATGAAGAAGGTGCACCAATACTAGGAATTGAAGAACTAGGAATTTTTGTAATTCTATCACTGAGATCCACGCTTCTTGTCATAATATTAGAAGAAAGTTTCCCACCTGTTCTACTAGGCCATCTATGCTGATCAATCATCCGCGATTGCGAACCATCAACAGGTCTAGAATTCTCAGATTGATGAGACGAATTCGAATTCTTCCCTCTCAACGGGCTTCTCTTCCTCTCCGGTGTCCCTTTCCTCGGCGAAGCAGCTGCCTCGGCCTGTCTCTGTGCTACATTGGAGGATGACTTCAAAGTACGATCTGAAAGCGCATGTGTAACaggtttctctttctctttcttacTAACAGGAATTGAAATGATATCAGATTGAAATGAAACACTAAGACTACGCATTGTGGAAGGCCATAACACTTCCGGTAACCTACTACCTATCACCTTTTTTGTAGATAACTGTGACTCTGCTGATGTATCGGAGACCGGTGTTGAAGGCCGAGACACCGATGGAGGGGTTGACGACCTTTTCCTCTCGGCGGATACCGCTCTCTTAGGACCCGACGCCAATTGGGGTGATGGTAATGATGATGAATTAACATTTCTTGTAAAGTTTGGTGATGGACATCGCCTTGATTTCGAatatgaatttgaatttggtggCGGTGTTGGTGATTTGTATCTAGAGCTAACTTCTCTGGTCCGGGACCGGCGTGTGGTGTTGGCGGTGATTCCATTGTATTTCTCAGCCGGAACCAGTGGTCTTCTTGTGGTATCCACAGCTAAATCTCTATGTAATTCTCGAACAGCCTCAAATACATCCATCCAAACTACCCAAATTAGACGACATTGGTGAACTTTTCATCAAATGCAcatgataataataatttgcAGGCTTTCATATATATAATTATTATCCCACATTCACGCTCCCACCATAAGAAAATGAAGATCCTTTCTGAGGTGTCAAAATCTGCCATTAATTCAGAAGAAAAGAAAGGTAAGATTCTAACAGATAGGGGAAAAAGGAGAAAAACAGATTAATAAGAAATTTAGCAAAAAGATTACATCTTTATTGGCGAAAACCCAGATCTAAATTATAATGAATAATACAGATCAGACCATGTGAGGATGATCAAAGTATCCCTGAAACTTTTAAAAGGGGGTCTTAAAATTACAGGGCAATAAACAAACGGAGAAATTCAAGAAATGGGCATTAACGGTCATCTGTTTTAAGGGTATCCCCACAATTAGAgggtggagagagaaagtgtggtGGGGTAAGGCGGAGGTAGGGGGTGGCCGGGTGGGGGGGGACCTAAACAGATTGAGAAGCTAGAAGAGAGAATGGTGTGGTACTGTGGTGTAGGATAAAACAGGAGGAGAGTGCGTAGGATAAGacaggttttttattttttgctttTGGTGAATATGGTGATGGATGGAGTGAGTGACCACAGATGAGGGGGCAATGGCTTTTGTCACTCTCACGGGAGTGCCATGGTCGGGTAGGGCTGGCCTATTTAGagatactttctctctctttcctgCCTTCCTACAACTTACAACTTACAAATCTACCCTGTCCTGTTCCTGGTCTCCCCTTCCCTCCAAATTTTCTGAAAGGGAATTCATTGATAATGAAATCAAACTTCCAAATGCAGCAATTACAGCTTGTTTTCAAGTAATCTTTGTGGGTTAAAGACggtaacaataataacaataatgatTTATGCTCGCGTACTTTTGTCGTCACACTATCAACCACAAGTATGTATACAAGTTTCGTATTTGGCTAGATTACGGGAAAATATTCATACTAAACTTGGGGTACCTGAGGTAAAATGACGGGATTTTGTAAAATGAAATGGGATACTAATCATTTCTTAATGGTAAATGTTTCACTGAAGTTTCCCTTTCTCTGGGAGTGAAAATGATGATTTCGTTAATTACTCCAAAAGTCCTAATggtaaaaaactaaaaactgtCTCTATTAAAAAAAAGGTAGTTTGTTCCTTTCAAGTTTTCTAATGAAGACAACTAATCTCCATTGTTTTTAAGGTTAATAAAAAGCAGGAGACCTCCCAATTTACAAAACTGTATAGGGATTAACAGTGGATTTCTTGAGATTAATCACAAGCATTAACTGTTTCTGCTTGTCATTAACTATTGAAAAAACTCAACTACTTGGTATTACTATTCTACTAGCTTAATTTATATGGGAACATGTGTTCACTGTTTAGGGATATGGAAGGCGGAGACATAGATGGCGGTCCACGTGCTTTCGAGATCATTGCTCATCCCCGTAAAATTCACTCTAATGGAGTAAACTCAAAACTAACGAGCCAAAAAAAACACGGCAACACCTGAATACAACTATAGTCATCCCAAATCACGTAAAAATCAGTTTCACAAAAGGACAATCAACCAAATAAATACATACCAGTATACAGTATACGTACCCTAGTACCCTAGCTAATTAAGTTACCTAATTAACAAGCCAAATAAACACGGCAACACCTGaatacaacgtgagtgttgtaTAACACACGTTATAGCGATCCCAATCCACGAAATCAGTTTTGCAAAGGGACAATCAACAAAATAAGTACGTCCGGTTGTACGTACCACGGAACTATAGCTAATTAAGTTCACCTATCAAAGTTAATCCCCCTCCCAAATGAGCCAAGGCAATAtttaatataaattacaaatttgagTGGGGATTCAAACTTACCTAGAAGTAAGGTCATTGGTCTTAACCACTAATGCAAAATATCATTAGTAAGGACTTGACCTATGTAGTTGGGCTTATAAATCTGCAAGAGCGAAGAGTAATTAAGTAAAAAATTACTTACTAATACTCATATCCAATTAAGGTTCCACCAAAATTTGTGATTTCTGACAATAGTTTTCCAGGCGAAAAATCGGAAATTAAACAATCATATAAGTTTTGACCTTGCTCAGGCTTGTGATCTCCAGAATTTGGAGCGACATTCAATGCATTCTACACGGGAGATTTTTTTCcccaaaataaaaacaaagtttcaatcattattaaaattttcctttttctggCCTTTTCTCCGTGAAATAATTCAACATTATTCATTATATTCATATATAAATCATGGAGTTCTGATAATGGCAGGTTCATGTCCCTCGTCTACAGGACACCGAAATTAGCACACATTTGATGAAAGAGAAAGACGCCAAACACCGCGACAACATACCGCTTTCTCTCCCAAATCCACTGCTAAATTAACTATGCGCTACGGTTTTACTCTCAGAAAAGAGGATCCTAATACCGGtcgtaattttttttgaaaaagaacTACTAAATTAACTAAAAAATTGATCAAATGACGAAATTTCAGTCGCGTATACCAGAAAACCCtatttaacaaaaaataaagGAATCTTACCTCGGAAATCGATGGGATTTATCGGAGCTTCGGCGCAAAATTAGTACGGAAAATGATGAAATTGTAGCAGGAATCTCCTCGATTAACGTGTAATTAGGGGGGGATGAAATTACTGAATTGAAAGTGGTTAAGAATTGGAATGGAGTGATTAACGAGTGTTGATCGCTGGAAATCAATGgaagttagagagagaaagtagagagagatTGGGAAGCAGTTGCGAAGAGGAAGAAGGAAAAGGGGAAAAAACGGAAATTTCaagttttgaggagagagagagagagagaggggccGTTGAAATAGGAGTTGGTCGTTAATTTCGCGCCACCTTGACCGTTTGATGACGTCTA contains these protein-coding regions:
- the LOC110789044 gene encoding AUGMIN subunit 8 — encoded protein: MDVFEAVRELHRDLAVDTTRRPLVPAEKYNGITANTTRRSRTREVSSRYKSPTPPPNSNSYSKSRRCPSPNFTRNVNSSSLPSPQLASGPKRAVSAERKRSSTPPSVSRPSTPVSDTSAESQLSTKKVIGSRLPEVLWPSTMRSLSVSFQSDIISIPVSKKEKEKPVTHALSDRTLKSSSNVAQRQAEAAASPRKGTPERKRSPLRGKNSNSSHQSENSRPVDGSQSRMIDQHRWPSRTGGKLSSNIMTRSVDLSDRITKIPSSSIPSIGAPSSLRRLSADSIPRPLRKTSSDSSEQSEFDDHVGSLGLRRKSVDDSFLRISARHKAVGLSSSEKAATSAVSSVRSGSLPGSRLPSPSRTSISKVTPSPSKTRPSTPTQSRGASPSRIRQSSPTRQSSSTTSVLSFVADIKKGKKTNQLEEVHQLRLLYNRHLQWRFANARAESALYIQKFTAEQTLYNVWETNLELWDSVIRKRIDLQQLNMELKLNSVLSEQMAYLEDWALLERDHSTSLNGAIIDLEACTLRLPVTGGAKADIDSLKAAISSAVDVMQAMGSSVCSVLSKVEGIDGLASELSDLAGKERAMLNECEALSASTSAMQVKEYSLMTQLIQSQQDQKTRQPLLWTS